GGTGGAAGTGCAGCACCCCCAGAACGGCCACACCCGCGACCGCCGCCAGGCCCCATCCCCACCACCGCCAACCCGAGCCCGTCGGTTCAGAATCGGACTTCGCATCCATCATGGGCGGCGCCTCGTTCATCATGGCACCGCCGCTCCCGTCCCTACTGGAACATCGACTTCACCTCGGGCTTGAACAGGACCACCAGCACCCAGATCCCAACCGGCAGGCCAATGCAGCAGCAGGGCGACGTGCAGGGCACCATGCCCAGAACGGCGGCGGCCACCACCAGCCCGAAGCTCTCCAGCGCCTGCATCTTCTGCGCCGCGTAGATCATCAATCCGGAGATCGCCAGCCCGATCAGCGAACTCACCACCGCCATCGGTCCCTGCATCTGCGAGAGCATCTCGAACATCTGCCGCATCTCCGGCGGGACATCCTCCGGCGACGGTTGGAACCCGCTGCCGAACATGTTGGCCACCAGCCCGATCAGGGCCAGCACCACGCACAGAATGCCGGTGACCAGCAGCGCCGTCGCCGGACCCCGCACCATCGCCCGCACCTGCTCCCGTCCGTCCAGCCCTCCTCCAAAGGCCGGCAGCGGCACGGGCGCCATGGCCGGCCCCGAACCCATCGCCGAACCGCCCGCCATGCCGGGGGCGGAGACCTCCCTCGACTCCCTCAATCGGGCCTGCTGGGCCTGCTCGCCCAGCACCTCGGCAAACTCCGGAAGGGCCCCCATCGGCGCCCATTCCCCGCCCTCCTTCTGCACCCGGGTCTGCGCATTGGCCCGGTTGTCCCGAACCCACTGGCAAAGTTGATCGAAACTGACCGGCCCGTATTCCTTTTGGTCGCCGCCAATGATCTTGTACATGGATGCCCTTCCGGTGCCCTTCGGCAACGACGTTCCCGAACCAGCCTCCGGCCCGCAAGCCGGAATCCGTGATCTAAGCTCGGAGTTGGTCCAGCTTCGCCGCCGCCGCGCCGGAATCGATCTCCTCAGCCGCCCGTTCCCGCCCTTCCTGGATGCTCCCCGCCCGACCCGCCACGAACAGCGCCGCCCCGGCGTTCAACAACACCGCCTCCCGCTTCACACCCCGCTCTTCGCCCGCCAGAATCCGGCGCACGATCGCCGCATTCTCCTCGCGATCCCCCCCGGCCAGATCCGCCAGCGTCGCCGGCGGCAGATCCCAGTCCGCCGCCGACAATGTGCCGGTCGAAAACCCCCGCTCATGGTGAAACTCCGCCACCTGCGTGTCCCCCAGAACGGACAGCTCGTCCAGCGCCCCTTCCGGCGTCTCCCCGCACACCACCATGGCCCGCCGCAGCCCCAGCTCCTGCAAGACCCGCGCCAGCGGAGCGCACAGCGACGGCACCGACACCCCCACCAACTGCCCTGACGGACGGGCCGGATTCAACAGCGGCCCGAGGAAATTGAAGATCGTACGCTGCCCCTGTCCGGCACACAGCTTCCGGGCCGCCGCCAGATGCTTGAACGCCGGGTGATACCGTGGCGCAAAAAAGAAGGCGAAATCCTTCGCCTCCAACGCCTCCGCCGCCTCCGCCGGCGGCAGTTCGATGGGAATCCCCAGCGCCTCCAGCACATCCGCGCTCCCTGCCTTCGACGTGATGGCCCGGTTCCCGTGCTTGGCCACCGGCACCCCCGCGCTCGCCAACACCAGCGCCACGGTCGTCGAAATGTTGAACGTGTTCCGATGGTCCCCCCCCGTGCCGCACACATCCACAATCCCCCGCTCCCGCGTCGCCACCCGGATCGGCGGCGCCACCGCCAGATCCCGCAATTCCAACGCAAATCCAGCAATCTCCGCCGGCGTCTCTCCCCGCCGCGCCAGGGCCATCAGAAACTCCGCCTTCACCTCCGCCGGCACCCCCTCGTCCGTCAATGCCGCCACCGCCTTCGAAATCTCCGTCGAGACCAGCTCCCGGCCCTGCCGGATTCCTTCCGTGAGAACATCGAGCATGGGCGCAGGCTACCGCCCCCCCGAACCCGCCGCGACCGGAATCTCGGCCCCGTAGATTCCCCCCGGTGCATCCCGGTGTGGTGGGTGAGGAGGCAGCGAACCGGAGGGACGAGCTCTGCGAGTCCTCCACCCAACGCCCCCCACCGTTGCCGCCTCGTGGAACCCGGCCCTCCGAAGCACCGCCTGGCGGAGTTCGCACCTCGCCCCACAACTCCGCGATGCACAGGCTCTCAGGGCGCCGTCAGGTACCTTCCCTCCGCCGGCTCCACCGCCCTTCCCTCCCGCGCCCGAAACCGTACCGGGAAGGTCTCCCGCCGCTCGCCATCCACCGCCCGGAATACCGCGAAATGCAGGTGCGGTCCCTGCGAATACCCGGTGTTCCCCGAGTACCCCAGAAAATCCCCCGCCGCCACCCGCATGCCCGGATGCACCCGCGCTCCCCGATGCTGCAAATGGACGTATTCCCCATAGGTGCCGTCGGGGTGCCGGATCAGGATCCGGTTCACCCGGTCCCGCAGCCGCGGATCCAGCCCGCCCTCGGCATGCTC
The DNA window shown above is from Verrucomicrobiia bacterium and carries:
- a CDS encoding DUF4339 domain-containing protein; its protein translation is MYKIIGGDQKEYGPVSFDQLCQWVRDNRANAQTRVQKEGGEWAPMGALPEFAEVLGEQAQQARLRESREVSAPGMAGGSAMGSGPAMAPVPLPAFGGGLDGREQVRAMVRGPATALLVTGILCVVLALIGLVANMFGSGFQPSPEDVPPEMRQMFEMLSQMQGPMAVVSSLIGLAISGLMIYAAQKMQALESFGLVVAAAVLGMVPCTSPCCCIGLPVGIWVLVVLFKPEVKSMFQ
- the trpD gene encoding anthranilate phosphoribosyltransferase; amino-acid sequence: MLDVLTEGIRQGRELVSTEISKAVAALTDEGVPAEVKAEFLMALARRGETPAEIAGFALELRDLAVAPPIRVATRERGIVDVCGTGGDHRNTFNISTTVALVLASAGVPVAKHGNRAITSKAGSADVLEALGIPIELPPAEAAEALEAKDFAFFFAPRYHPAFKHLAAARKLCAGQGQRTIFNFLGPLLNPARPSGQLVGVSVPSLCAPLARVLQELGLRRAMVVCGETPEGALDELSVLGDTQVAEFHHERGFSTGTLSAADWDLPPATLADLAGGDREENAAIVRRILAGEERGVKREAVLLNAGAALFVAGRAGSIQEGRERAAEEIDSGAAAAKLDQLRA